In a single window of the Veillonella sp. genome:
- the purD gene encoding phosphoribosylamine--glycine ligase: MKVCVIGNGGREHALAWRLSISPSVTKVYAIPGSAAMSDCAELVGIDWQQSDHLIRFLKDNHVDLVVVGPEAPLVAGLADELNKAGIPVFGPSKAAAQLEGSKVFAKDLMKKYNIPTAAYGVFHKVDEAKEFIAQTGAPIVVKADGLAAGKGVVVAMTVEEANAAVEDMLSGNRFGEAGSTVVIEEFMEGEEASLLAFVDGKTVVPMIASQDHKRIFDGDKGPNTGGMGTYAPAPVLTDALRDEAMKTILEPMVAAMEKEGMPYVGCLYAGLMITPQGPKVVEFNARFGDPETQVVLPLLDSDLGQIMMACATGTLTADMVKWKDSSAACVILASKGYPETSSKGDVIHGDIKQHDTTIVFHSGTKLMGDEYVTNGGRVLGVVGLGKDLRTALDRAYGRIEHIDFEGMQYRTDIGAKAFK; this comes from the coding sequence ATGAAAGTATGTGTAATCGGTAACGGCGGCCGCGAGCATGCATTGGCATGGCGATTGTCCATCAGCCCTAGCGTAACAAAGGTATATGCCATTCCTGGCAGTGCGGCCATGTCAGATTGTGCAGAGCTAGTCGGCATTGATTGGCAGCAAAGTGATCATTTAATTCGTTTTTTGAAAGATAATCACGTTGATTTAGTCGTTGTTGGTCCAGAGGCTCCCCTTGTAGCAGGACTAGCAGATGAACTTAATAAGGCGGGCATTCCTGTGTTTGGTCCATCTAAAGCGGCGGCTCAATTAGAAGGGTCTAAGGTATTTGCTAAAGACCTTATGAAAAAATATAACATACCGACTGCTGCGTATGGTGTATTCCACAAGGTAGACGAAGCAAAAGAATTTATCGCTCAAACAGGTGCTCCTATCGTGGTGAAAGCTGACGGCTTGGCAGCCGGTAAGGGCGTTGTAGTAGCAATGACCGTGGAAGAAGCGAATGCAGCTGTAGAAGACATGCTTAGCGGTAATCGCTTTGGTGAGGCCGGTAGCACCGTTGTTATTGAAGAATTCATGGAAGGTGAAGAGGCTAGCTTACTTGCCTTTGTAGACGGCAAGACTGTAGTGCCTATGATTGCTTCTCAAGATCATAAACGCATCTTTGACGGCGATAAAGGCCCTAATACAGGGGGCATGGGCACCTATGCACCGGCGCCAGTGCTCACTGATGCATTGCGGGATGAAGCGATGAAAACGATCTTAGAGCCCATGGTAGCTGCCATGGAGAAAGAGGGAATGCCTTATGTGGGCTGTCTTTATGCAGGTCTTATGATTACACCTCAGGGCCCTAAGGTTGTAGAATTTAATGCTCGCTTTGGCGATCCAGAAACACAAGTTGTATTGCCATTACTTGATAGTGATTTAGGTCAAATCATGATGGCTTGTGCCACAGGTACATTAACAGCTGATATGGTGAAATGGAAAGACTCCTCGGCGGCTTGTGTCATTCTTGCTTCTAAAGGATATCCTGAAACATCCTCCAAGGGTGATGTGATTCATGGTGATATTAAACAACATGATACAACCATCGTATTCCACTCTGGTACAAAACTTATGGGAGACGAATATGTCACAAATGGCGGCCGAGTTCTTGGTGTAGTAGGTCTTGGTAAAGACCTTAGAACAGCACTCGATAGAGCTTATGGCCGTATAGAACATATCGATTTTGAGGGCATGCAATATCGTACAGATATTGGGGCGAAAGCTTTCAAATAA
- the purH gene encoding bifunctional phosphoribosylaminoimidazolecarboxamide formyltransferase/IMP cyclohydrolase, whose amino-acid sequence MIKNALLSVSDKTGIVDFAKGLVELGVTIYSTGGTLKAITDAGITAKAVESLTGFPEMMDGRVKTLHPKVHGGILAIRDNTEHQKAMADHGIEPIDLVVVNLYPFRETIAKPNVSLEEAIENIDIGGPTMVRSAAKNHAYVGIVVNPNHYDEILTMLKEHGELTKEYRFGLAKEAFAHTAAYDVAIANYMSGILNEGPTPPEYLSAYEKLTDLRYGENPHQKAAFYKEIGTAHGMGALKQLHGKELSYNNIVDMEAAWNMVWEFTDPAACIIKHTNPCGAATAATLHDAYVNAYEADSVSAFGGIVALNREVDAATAGEMSKIFLEVIMAPAFTKEALHILEAKKNIRLIELSKPESGQVTVKKVSGGLLVQTEDDILEDRAHYKVVTKVQPTEEQWKALEFAWKLVKHVKSNAILISNEKRTLGVGAGQMNRVGSAKIALEQAGEAAKGAVLASDAFFPFGDTVETAAKHGIAAIIQPGGSIRDEESIKAADEAGIAMVFTSIRHFKH is encoded by the coding sequence ATGATTAAAAATGCATTACTTAGTGTTTCTGATAAAACAGGTATTGTAGACTTTGCAAAGGGATTAGTTGAATTAGGTGTAACCATTTATTCCACAGGTGGTACCCTTAAGGCTATTACCGATGCGGGCATTACAGCAAAAGCTGTAGAATCTTTGACTGGTTTTCCTGAAATGATGGACGGCCGTGTAAAGACATTACATCCAAAGGTTCATGGTGGTATTTTGGCAATCCGCGATAATACGGAACATCAAAAAGCTATGGCCGATCATGGTATTGAACCAATTGACCTTGTGGTTGTCAATCTCTATCCATTCCGTGAAACCATTGCAAAACCCAATGTATCCTTAGAGGAAGCTATTGAAAATATCGATATCGGCGGTCCTACCATGGTGCGCTCTGCTGCAAAGAACCATGCGTATGTGGGCATTGTAGTAAACCCAAATCATTATGACGAAATCTTAACAATGCTTAAAGAACATGGGGAATTGACTAAGGAATATCGCTTTGGTCTAGCGAAAGAGGCCTTTGCTCATACTGCAGCTTATGACGTAGCTATTGCTAACTACATGAGCGGTATCTTAAATGAAGGTCCTACACCTCCAGAATATTTAAGTGCTTATGAAAAGCTAACAGACCTTCGCTATGGGGAAAATCCGCATCAAAAAGCGGCATTCTACAAAGAAATCGGTACAGCTCATGGTATGGGGGCCTTGAAACAACTCCATGGCAAAGAGCTTTCCTATAATAACATCGTAGATATGGAAGCAGCTTGGAATATGGTATGGGAGTTTACAGATCCTGCAGCATGTATCATTAAGCATACAAACCCATGTGGTGCTGCAACAGCAGCTACATTGCATGATGCTTATGTAAATGCTTACGAAGCAGACTCCGTATCTGCCTTTGGTGGTATCGTGGCTTTAAACCGTGAAGTCGATGCTGCTACTGCCGGAGAAATGAGCAAAATTTTCTTAGAAGTTATTATGGCACCCGCTTTCACAAAAGAAGCATTACACATCCTTGAAGCTAAGAAAAATATTCGCCTCATCGAGCTATCTAAACCTGAGTCTGGCCAAGTAACGGTGAAAAAGGTTTCTGGTGGATTATTGGTACAAACAGAGGATGATATTCTAGAAGACCGCGCTCACTATAAAGTCGTTACAAAGGTACAGCCAACAGAGGAACAATGGAAAGCCCTTGAATTTGCTTGGAAGCTTGTAAAACACGTAAAATCAAACGCCATTTTGATCTCTAACGAAAAGCGTACCCTCGGCGTTGGGGCTGGTCAAATGAACCGCGTTGGTTCTGCAAAAATTGCCCTTGAACAAGCTGGTGAAGCTGCAAAAGGGGCCGTATTAGCATCTGATGCATTCTTCCCATTCGGCGATACTGTAGAAACAGCGGCGAAACATGGCATTGCAGCTATTATTCAACCTGGCGGATCCATTCGCGATGAAGAATCCATCAAAGCTGCTGACGAAGCAGGTATTGCCATGGTATTTACAAGCATTCGCCACTTTAAACATTAA
- the purN gene encoding phosphoribosylglycinamide formyltransferase gives MRNSKKRLALFASGRGSNGEALYKAMQEGYINGEFVVIITDHGDAGIVERSKSWNVPLIVIDRSDYDSKASFEQAQLDALEPYKVDGIVLAGYMRIVGTKLIERYEHKILNIHPALLPSFPGLHGHQQAIDGGVKITGCTVHFVDAGMDTGPIIMQDTVPVLPDDTEDTLSDRLLPIEHKTYKEALRLFCEDKLTIKGRVVYIED, from the coding sequence ATGCGTAATTCTAAAAAGCGATTAGCCCTCTTTGCTAGCGGCCGTGGTTCCAATGGGGAAGCACTGTATAAGGCCATGCAAGAAGGCTATATTAATGGTGAATTTGTTGTCATTATTACAGATCATGGTGATGCAGGAATTGTAGAACGTTCCAAATCTTGGAATGTTCCACTCATTGTCATCGACCGTAGTGATTATGATTCTAAAGCGAGTTTTGAACAGGCTCAATTAGATGCTTTAGAGCCATATAAGGTGGACGGTATCGTATTGGCAGGCTATATGCGTATAGTTGGGACTAAGCTCATTGAACGGTATGAGCATAAGATTTTAAATATCCATCCTGCATTATTGCCATCCTTCCCAGGTCTTCATGGTCATCAACAAGCCATTGACGGAGGCGTAAAAATTACGGGCTGTACGGTACACTTTGTTGATGCGGGAATGGATACGGGCCCAATCATTATGCAGGATACGGTGCCTGTATTACCCGATGATACAGAGGATACTTTGAGTGATAGATTATTACCTATCGAACATAAAACGTATAAAGAGGCGTTGCGACTATTTTGTGAGGATAAGCTCACTATAAAAGGTCGTGTTGTATATATTGAAGATTGA